The sequence ACCGGGCCGGTGGAACGCATGGGCGTTGGCGGCACAGTGCGCATTCTCCGGGCTTTCATACGTGCACTTTCACGCAATCCGCTCAAGGTCTGGGGCCTCATGCGTATGGGATTTTTTCATCGCATGCGCAACATGGAGTCCCTGGGTGAAAATCTGTGGTGCTTCATGGCAGGTTTTTTGCTCGCCGAATTGTGCGTGAGGGATGGCGTCAAGCTTATTCACTCCCCGTGGGCCAACGGTCCGGCAACGGCATCATGGGTGGCTTCGCGTCTTACAGGCATTCCCTTTGCCTTTACGGGCCGCGCTGGCGACATCTACCCGGAAGACGGCCTGCTGCGGGAAAAATCTGCAGACGCGCTCTTCATCCGCACCAACAACCACGCCAATGTGAGTTGGCTGCGCAAGTTCTGCCCTGTCGGGCAGGAATATAAAGTTCACGCCATTTACAACAGCCTTACATTTACCCCCAAGGGGCAGTGTGCAGTCAGCATGCGCCCCCCTTACCGTCTGCTGGCGGTGGGGCGTTTTGCGCGCACCAAGGGTTTTCCCGACCTGCTCTCCGCCATGGCGCGCCTGCAAAGAGAAAATGTACCTGTGAGCCTTACCCTCGTGGGCAATGGACGCTGGAGGCTCAAGCTCATGGGTATGCGTGACCGGCTGGGCCTTAAAAATATCGTGCACATGCCCGGTTTTATCCCGCACGATCAGATCTGCGGCTACATGCTCGACCACGACATGCTCATCATGCCGAGCGTTGTCCATTCCAACGGCGACCGCGACGGCATCCCCAACGTGATCATGGAAGCTCTCTCGCACGGCATGCCCGTTATTGCCACGGACGTGTGCGGCATCTCCGAAGTAATCATCAACGGAGAAACCGGTCTGCTTACCCCGCAACGCAACCCGCACGCTCTTGCCGATGCCGTACGGCATATGGTTGAAGACCGGGAGCACGCAAGCCGCATGGCCGAGGCAGGCCGCGCCCGCGTTGAAAAAATGTTTGACCGGGAAAACAACATCACGGCCCTGCTGCGCCTTTATGTGGATGAAAGCCGTCGTTACTGGAGCCATTCCGGCGGACAGACCGGAAGCTCCGCAGAGGACGACATCCCTG is a genomic window of uncultured Desulfovibrio sp. containing:
- a CDS encoding glycosyltransferase family 4 protein; protein product: MTHIDGAEAEQSASQPKMDALPVVAYVLLWFPLSSETFIFREVVQLMARGLPVRAYTMYGKSLSGCSEEMRKFTGPVERMGVGGTVRILRAFIRALSRNPLKVWGLMRMGFFHRMRNMESLGENLWCFMAGFLLAELCVRDGVKLIHSPWANGPATASWVASRLTGIPFAFTGRAGDIYPEDGLLREKSADALFIRTNNHANVSWLRKFCPVGQEYKVHAIYNSLTFTPKGQCAVSMRPPYRLLAVGRFARTKGFPDLLSAMARLQRENVPVSLTLVGNGRWRLKLMGMRDRLGLKNIVHMPGFIPHDQICGYMLDHDMLIMPSVVHSNGDRDGIPNVIMEALSHGMPVIATDVCGISEVIINGETGLLTPQRNPHALADAVRHMVEDREHASRMAEAGRARVEKMFDRENNITALLRLYVDESRRYWSHSGGQTGSSAEDDIPAAMKAGAAGHA